A single window of Bombus pascuorum chromosome 1, iyBomPasc1.1, whole genome shotgun sequence DNA harbors:
- the LOC132906269 gene encoding serine/threonine-protein phosphatase 2A regulatory subunit B'' subunit gamma-like codes for MELETVLRKCATVNKIEIKSEENEQKEDEYFQKIYEQWKGAKAKDKDLTYKVIPKFYFKLPKEDEILPQKLREETRALFLQRRSRQLLDNNELKALWVLLDKHHSPPLSGEEQLINYEDFKKVGKLAGTKCSPYFTAVVFAKLQQGDPHGRISIMALFNYVMRKVWLHQTRIGLSLYDVTGQGYLRESDLENYILELIPTLPQLEGLEKSFHSFYVCTAVRKFLFFLDPLRTGRVRIQDILACSFLDDLLELRDEDLPKDLQEANWFSAPSALKVYGQYLNLDRDHNGMLNKEELAGYGTGTLTGVFLERVFQECLTYEGEMDYKTYLDFVLALENRHEPQSLHYLFRILDINNRGYLDTFCLNYFFRAIQEQMTMHGQEPVSFEDVKDEIFDMVKPADPCKITLQDLLSCGQGDTMVSILIEFHGFWAYENREAMAADTGDESSHV; via the exons atggAGCTAGAGACAGTACTTCGAAAATGTGCAACAGTGAATAAAA taGAAATAAAGTCGgaagaaaatgaacaaaagGAAGATGAATACTTTCAAAAGATATACGAACAATGGAAGGGCGCCAAAGCTAAAGACAAAGATTTAACTTATAAAGTGATTcctaaattctatttcaag CTACCTAAAGAAGACGAAATTTTGCCACAAAAATTACGAGAAGAAACGCGAGCATTATTTTTGCAAAGACGTTCCAGACAATTGCTAGATAACAACGAGCTTAAAGCATTGTGGGTGTTATTAGATAAACATCATAGTCCACCTTTATCAGGAGAAGAgcagttaattaattatgaagaTTTTAAGAAAGTTGGAAAATTAGCTGGGACAAAATGTAGTCCATATTTTACTGCAGTTgtatttgcaaaattacaaCAAGGTGATCCTCATGGTAGGATTAGTATAATGGCATTGTTTAACTATGTTATGAGGAAGGTTTGGTTACATCAAACAAGAATTGGCCTTTCTTTGTATGATGTTACTGGCCAAGGGTATCTTAGAGAATCA gATTTAGAGAactatattttagaattaattcCAACATTACCTCAGCTTGAAGGACTTGAAAAatcatttcattcattttatgTTTGTACGGCAGtgaggaaatttttattttttctcgatCCTCTCAGAACTGGTAGAGTCAGAATACAGGATATTCTAGCATGTAGTTTTCTCGATGATCTCTTAGAATTAAGAGATGAAGATTTACCTAAAGACTTGCAAGAAGCAAATTGGTTTTCAGCTCCATCAGCTCTTAAAGTTTATGgacaatatttaaatcttgATAGAGATCATAATGGGATGCTCAACAAAGAAGAACTTGCAGg GTATGGTACAGGAACATTAACTGGAGTATTTTTAGAAAGAGTATTTCAAGAATGCTTAACATACGAAGGAGAAATGGATTATAAAACATACCTAGACTTTGTTTTAGCGTTAGAAAATCGGCACGAGCCTCAAAGCTTACATTATCTGTTTAGAATTCttgatattaataatcgtGGTTATTTGGATACTTTCTgccttaattattttttccgc GCTATACAAGAACAAATGACAATGCATGGTCAAGAACCAGTAAGTTTTGAGGATGTTaaagatgaaatattcgatatgGTAAAACCAGCAGATCcatgtaaaattacattacaagATTTATTGTCCTG TGGACAGGGCGATACAATGGTCAGTATTTTGATAGAATTCCATGGTTTTTGGGCATATGAAAATCGTGAAGCCATGGCAGCTGATACCGGAGATGAATCATCTCACGTTTAA
- the LOC132906290 gene encoding leucine-rich repeat-containing protein 9-like, translating to MNIKNPMFVIEYEYILHESTKEEEYENCRIACTIDDTMFICLSNSNIRRCISNYGKIEIYNLVKISVCRQNINSVDIDLDLPNLREFDISYNQLDEFPNSKFIKNVEILNISFNNIKLLHVKETLLSLKELDISWNLLMYCLQCISIFITYIPNMYKLKIHENHFNDITDPQLVEYLLHIYLSKLQFVNNCNCKNLNLSQNYFPCAFNMCKLNNKWNKKLVYLKYNILKNMEEIKLLEKKNIEKARYIHISQNLIAASNILKRLKNVQELCATCCLLPIFSFAKPLKYLIKLNLGSNFISILDDFTQENFPMLKYLDLTNNLITNLESMGSFHTLQEFYCGNNEIRNIAQIDNVKTWQTLHVIDFCNNPISTDTLYKKFIIFHLSNIEVSKTFSFFGYLSNT from the exons ATGAACATAAAAAATCCTATGTTTGTAAtagaatatgaatatatattacatgaaTCAACAAAg GaagaagaatatgaaaattgcAGAATTGCATGCACCATAGATGATACaatgtttatatgtttatcTAATTCCAATATTAGACGATGTATTAGTAATTacggaaaaatagaaatatataatcttgtaaaaatatctgtttgtagacaaaatataaattcagttGACATAGATTTAGACTTGCCTAACTTAAGagaatttgatatttcttataaCCAATTGGATGAATTTccaaattcaaaatttataaaaaatgtggaaatattaaatataagctttaataacataaaattattacatgttAAGGAAACCTTACTTTCATTAAAAGAACTGGATATATCGTGGAACTTATTAATGTATTGTCTTCAATgtattagtatttttataacttatatacCTAACATGTATAAGCTGAAGATACATGAAAATCATTTCAATGATATTACTGATCCTCAATTAGTAGAAtacttattacatatatatttatcaaaattacaatttgttaataattgtaattgtaaaaatcttaatttatcccaaaattattttccatgtGCTTTTAATATGTgtaaactaaataataaatggaataaaaaattagtttatttgaaatataatatattaaaaaatatggaagAGATAAAATTActggagaagaaaaatatagaaaaagcaAGATACATTCATATATCACAAAATCTTATTGCAGCATCAAACATCTTGAAAAGATTAAAGAATGTACAAGAGCTTTGTGCTACTTGTTGTTTGTTGCCcatattttcttttgcaaaaccTTTAAAGTATCTGATTAAATTGAATCTTggaagtaattttatttcaattttggaCGATTTCACTCAAGAAAATTTTCCAATGTTAAAATACCTAGATTTGACTAATaatctaataacaaatttggAATCAATGGGATCATTTCATACATTACAAGAATTTTATTgtggaaataatgaaataagaaacatagcACAAATAGACAATGTTAAAACTTGGCAAACATTACATGTTAtagatttttgtaataatcCAATAAGTACAGatacattatataaaaaatttattatatttcacttGAGTAACATTGAAGTAAGTAAAACCTTTAGTTTTTTTGGATACTTATCTAATACTTAA
- the LOC132906329 gene encoding uncharacterized protein LOC132906329, which produces MNYCGNINFVEYNIDSENTVIQLCKQFLQASLCSVMKEGIGIIDLRLHKVTKVNNKEIDLLNTCKNKNLQLDECSSMILKILASPGVTDIQKWPFNYFQTDLLIKEEIIVTNCLAAADCDWLNKVFSTKKNTNILRFSNICEKQRVCVLIQTPIFNSIEK; this is translated from the exons atgaattattgtggaaatataaattttgttgaataCAATATTGATTCAGAAAACACAGTTATTCAGTTATGTAAACAATTCCTGCAAGCATCATTGTGTTCAGTTATGAAAga AGGCATAGGTATAATAGATTTAAGATTACATAAAGTAACAAAAGTAAACAATAAAGAAATTGATCTATTAAATacttgcaaaaataaaaatttgcaattggATGAATGCAGCAGcatgattttaaaaattttagctTCGCCTGGGGTAACAGATATTCAAAAATGGCCCTTTAACTATTTTCAAACTGATTTACTGattaaa gAAGAAATAATAGTAACTAATTGCTTGGCAGCAGCAGACTGTGATTGGTTAAATAAAGTTTTttcaacaaagaaaaatacgaatatcCTAAGGTTTAGTAATATATGCGAAAAACAACGTGTTTGTGTACTTATACAAACGCCAATTTTCAACTCTATTGAAAAGTAA
- the LOC132906323 gene encoding leucine-rich repeat-containing protein 9-like: MDNFIDNKDKKKRGNNKRELCLFYSKIISFEKLLFTKQNIRTLIIIGQRDIGSFNAVSQLMELQELWIVECGIKDVPRFKENCLLKKLYLYSNEIRCIPNLEACSHLNILYLSGNNIHKLENLDTLTWLQELNLANNKLERINKMSWRKSELCNLNLAGNPLCFIRVCKIFE; this comes from the exons ATGGATAACTTTATCGATAACAAAG acaagaagaagagaggtaataataaacgtgaattatgtttattttattctaaaattatatcgtttgaaaaattgttgtttaCAAAGCAAAATATTCggacattaataataatcggtCAACGAGATATTGGCTCTTTCAATGCTGTTTCACAATTGATGGAATTGCAGGAATTATGGATCGTCGAATGTGGTATCaag gACGTACCACGGttcaaagaaaattgtttattaaagAAGCTTTATCTGTATTCCAACGAAATACGTTGCATACCAAATTTAGAAGCTTGTTCTcatttaaacattttgtacTTATCAGgaaacaatatacataaacTTGAG AATTTGGATACATTAACATGGTTACAAGAACTTAATTTAGCTAACAATAAATtggaaagaataaataaaatgtcttGGAGAAAGTCTGAACTATGTAATTTAAATCTAGCAGGAAATCCTTTATGCTTTATAAgggtatgtaaaatatttgaataa